In one window of Syngnathus typhle isolate RoL2023-S1 ecotype Sweden linkage group LG7, RoL_Styp_1.0, whole genome shotgun sequence DNA:
- the kif23 gene encoding kinesin-like protein KIF23 isoform X1, whose product MTRPAKGKTPRRQAPKKSDQKDPVGVYCRVRPLGGETEECCIEVISSSTTIQLHAPEGFKTNRNGEYKETQYSFKKVFGVLVSQVELFESVAKPLVDDLIHGRNGLLFTYGVTGSGKTFTMTGSQGLGGLLPRSLDMLFNSIGSFQAKRYVFRSDDKNGIEVQNEVDALLERQRRENVCAPKTASSRQKVDPEIADMIKPAEACKADDVDEDSSYSVFVSYIEIYNNYIYDLLDENQEDTFRPKWNGGGTPLRQNTDFTAPQSKILREDQNHNMYVAGCMEVEVKSAEEAFQVFWKGQKRRKVANTRLNRESSRSHSVFTIKLVQAPLDADGDSILQNQVAVSQLCLVDLAGSERTGRTGAEGTRIREAGNINQSLLTLRTCIEVLRENQMCGTNRMVPYRDSKVTHLFKNYFDGEGKVKMVVCVNPKADDYEETLLVMRFAEMTQEVEVARPLDRPIYGFTPGRRNRNQAFKEELSRKLEERGGPVDTDISSVLNLATHSLPPIPSIEVTDAHDDITLPRLIEALQNRHRIRRAMLEDYNKAASRMTSLLQQLDGNINSKENYMHEQNSKLLEKDKIIQNNTAEIERLEKKAKMLEHKIDILQKTTKIYEDDKRSLQHELETRAQRLQRELSEKRRMEQRMHGAVTDTQHKWEKECERRVNAMQHGMQNKLWVKDEKLKQLKAIVTEGKTPSHPGPAPRQTQPKSAPAPPPREERVPMPAKRSASPSPATSAPVRPLHRRSRSAGGEKWVDHKPSSSLDLGTVLQPIIPNAIKVSAPNEKVLSKCDRYVLTHQEIASDGEIQTQLIKGDVMKTRGGGQAVQFTDIETLKQQLTNIECRKRKSSEGDGSSQKGGSLADVENRCAVAMEMKAGSTMGPGVEHHCITKRRKP is encoded by the exons TCAAAAAAGTCTTTGGAGTGTTAGTGTCTCAAGTGGAGTTGTTTGAGAGTGTCGCCAAGCCTCTCGTTGATGACCTCATCCATGGAAGAAATG GGCTCCTCTTTACATATGGCGTGACGGGAAGTGGGAAGACGTTTACCATGACTGGCTCTCAGGGCCTAGGTGGACTTCTGCCTCGCTCTCTTGACATGCTCTTCAACAGCATCGGGTCTTTCCAGGCCAAGAGATAT GTCTTTAGGTCAGATGATAAAAATGGCATCGAGGTCCAGAATGAAGTCGATGCCCTGTTGGAGAGACAAAGGCGTGAAAATGTCTGCGCTCCCAAAACCGCCTCATCCAG GCAGAAGGTGGATCCCGAAATCGCCGACATGATCAAGCCGGCCGAGGCGTGCAAAGCGGATGACGTGGATGAGGACAGCAGCTACAGCGTTTTCGTGTCCTACATTGAAATCTACAACAACTACATTTATGATCTCCTCGACGAAAACCAGGAGGATACATTTAGGCCCAA GTGGAATGGCGGAGGCACACCTCTGCGTCAGAACACTGACTTTAC AGCACCTCAGTCTAAAATTCTCCGAGAGGACCAGAACCATAACATGTATGTTGCCGGTTGCATGGAGGTTGAAGTCAAATCTGCCGAGGAGGCCTTTCAAGTCTTTTGGAAAG GTCAGAAGAGGAGAAAGGTGGCCAACACCCGGCTCAACCGCGAGTCCAGTCGCTCCCACAGCGTGTTCACGATCAAACTGGTGCAGGCCCCTCTGGACGCAGATGGCGACAGCATCCTTCAG AACCAAGTGGCTGTCAGTCAGCTGTGTCTGGTGGACTTGGCAGGAAGCGAGCGAACGGGCAGGACGGGGGCCGAGGGCACTCGCATCCGCGAAGCAG GAAACATCAATCAGTCTCTACTGACTCTGCGCACGTGTATCGAGGTCCTGCGAGAAAACCAGATGTGCGGTACAAACCGG ATGGTTCCCTACAGAGACTCCAAAGTCACCCATCTATTCAAAAACTATTTTGACGGAGAAGGCAAAGTCAAGATGGTCGTCTGCGTCAACCCGAAGGCCGACGACTACGAAGAAACCTTG CTGGTGATGCGCTTTGCCGAAATGACGCAGGAAGTGGAAGTGGCTCGGCCGCTGGACCGACCCATCTACGGCTTCACGCCGGGGCGCCGCAATCGAAACCAGGCTTTCAAAGAGGAGCTATCTCGCAAGTTGGAGGAGCGAGGTGGTCCGGTCGACACAG ACATAAGTTCAGTTTTGAACTTGGCGACGCACAGCCTCCCTCCTATCCCCTCCATCGAGGTGACGGACGCTCACGATGACATCACCCTGCCGAGGCTGATCGAGGCTCTGCAGAACAGACACAGAATCAGACGGGCCATGTTGGAGGACTACAACAAAGCAG CCAGCAGGATGACATCTCTTCTGCAACAGCTCGACGGCAATATCAACTCCAAAGAGAATTACATGCACGAACAGAACAGCAAGCTTCTGGAGAAGGACAAGATCATCCAAAACAACACGGCGGAAATTGAGCGCTTGGAGAAAAAAGCAAAGATGCTCGAGCATAAG ATTGACATCCTTCAGAAAACCACCAAAATCTACGAGGACGACAAGCGTTCCCTGCAGCACGAGTTGGAAACCAGAGCGCAAAGGCTGCAGAGGGAGCTGTCCGAGAAGCGACGCATGGAGCAGCGCATGCACGGGGCGGTCACCGACACGCAGCACAAGTGGGAGAAAGAATGC GAGAGACGCGTGAACGCCATGCAGCATGGGATGCAGAACAAACTCTGGGTGAAAGACGAGAAGCTGAAGCAGCTGAAAGCCATCGTGACGGAGGGCAAGACGCCGAGTCATCCTGGTCCCGCGCCCCGTCAGACGCAACCCAAGtcggcgccggcgccgcccccCAGGGAAGAGCGAGTCCCAATGCCTGCAAAAAGATCTGCCTCGCCTTCACCGGCG ACGTCGGCGCCAGTCCGGCCCCTGCACCGGCGCTCCCGCTCAGCAGGTGGAGAAAAGTGGGTGGACCACAAGCCTTCCTCCAGCCTGGACTTGGGAACGGTGCTCCAGCCCATCATTCCCAACGCCATCAAAGTGTCTGCGCCCAATGAGAAGGTGCTGTCCAAGTGCGACAGATACGTGTTGACGCACCAGGAAATTGCCTCGGATGGCGAAATCCAGACCCAACTTATTAAG GGTGATGTGATGAAGACCAGAGGAGGAGGACAGGCTGTCCAGTTCACGGACATCGAGACATTGAAACAGCAGCTCACCAACATTGAATG CCGCAAAAGGAAGTCTTCAGAAGGAGATGGCAGTAGTCAAAAAGGTGGATCTTTGGCCGATGTGGAGAACAGG TGCGCTGTCGCAATGGAGATGAAGGCTGGCTCCACGATGGGACCTGGCGTTGAGCATCATTGCATCACCAA GCGCAGAAAACCCTGA
- the kif23 gene encoding kinesin-like protein KIF23 isoform X2, translating into MTRPAKGKTPRRQAPKKSDQKDPVGVYCRVRPLGGETEECCIEVISSSTTIQLHAPEGFKTNRNGEYKETQYSFKKVFGVLVSQVELFESVAKPLVDDLIHGRNGLLFTYGVTGSGKTFTMTGSQGLGGLLPRSLDMLFNSIGSFQAKRYVFRSDDKNGIEVQNEVDALLERQRRENVCAPKTASSRQKVDPEIADMIKPAEACKADDVDEDSSYSVFVSYIEIYNNYIYDLLDENQEDTFRPKAPQSKILREDQNHNMYVAGCMEVEVKSAEEAFQVFWKGQKRRKVANTRLNRESSRSHSVFTIKLVQAPLDADGDSILQNQVAVSQLCLVDLAGSERTGRTGAEGTRIREAGNINQSLLTLRTCIEVLRENQMCGTNRMVPYRDSKVTHLFKNYFDGEGKVKMVVCVNPKADDYEETLLVMRFAEMTQEVEVARPLDRPIYGFTPGRRNRNQAFKEELSRKLEERGGPVDTDISSVLNLATHSLPPIPSIEVTDAHDDITLPRLIEALQNRHRIRRAMLEDYNKAASRMTSLLQQLDGNINSKENYMHEQNSKLLEKDKIIQNNTAEIERLEKKAKMLEHKIDILQKTTKIYEDDKRSLQHELETRAQRLQRELSEKRRMEQRMHGAVTDTQHKWEKECERRVNAMQHGMQNKLWVKDEKLKQLKAIVTEGKTPSHPGPAPRQTQPKSAPAPPPREERVPMPAKRSASPSPATSAPVRPLHRRSRSAGGEKWVDHKPSSSLDLGTVLQPIIPNAIKVSAPNEKVLSKCDRYVLTHQEIASDGEIQTQLIKGDVMKTRGGGQAVQFTDIETLKQQLTNIECRKRKSSEGDGSSQKGGSLADVENRCAVAMEMKAGSTMGPGVEHHCITKRRKP; encoded by the exons TCAAAAAAGTCTTTGGAGTGTTAGTGTCTCAAGTGGAGTTGTTTGAGAGTGTCGCCAAGCCTCTCGTTGATGACCTCATCCATGGAAGAAATG GGCTCCTCTTTACATATGGCGTGACGGGAAGTGGGAAGACGTTTACCATGACTGGCTCTCAGGGCCTAGGTGGACTTCTGCCTCGCTCTCTTGACATGCTCTTCAACAGCATCGGGTCTTTCCAGGCCAAGAGATAT GTCTTTAGGTCAGATGATAAAAATGGCATCGAGGTCCAGAATGAAGTCGATGCCCTGTTGGAGAGACAAAGGCGTGAAAATGTCTGCGCTCCCAAAACCGCCTCATCCAG GCAGAAGGTGGATCCCGAAATCGCCGACATGATCAAGCCGGCCGAGGCGTGCAAAGCGGATGACGTGGATGAGGACAGCAGCTACAGCGTTTTCGTGTCCTACATTGAAATCTACAACAACTACATTTATGATCTCCTCGACGAAAACCAGGAGGATACATTTAGGCCCAA AGCACCTCAGTCTAAAATTCTCCGAGAGGACCAGAACCATAACATGTATGTTGCCGGTTGCATGGAGGTTGAAGTCAAATCTGCCGAGGAGGCCTTTCAAGTCTTTTGGAAAG GTCAGAAGAGGAGAAAGGTGGCCAACACCCGGCTCAACCGCGAGTCCAGTCGCTCCCACAGCGTGTTCACGATCAAACTGGTGCAGGCCCCTCTGGACGCAGATGGCGACAGCATCCTTCAG AACCAAGTGGCTGTCAGTCAGCTGTGTCTGGTGGACTTGGCAGGAAGCGAGCGAACGGGCAGGACGGGGGCCGAGGGCACTCGCATCCGCGAAGCAG GAAACATCAATCAGTCTCTACTGACTCTGCGCACGTGTATCGAGGTCCTGCGAGAAAACCAGATGTGCGGTACAAACCGG ATGGTTCCCTACAGAGACTCCAAAGTCACCCATCTATTCAAAAACTATTTTGACGGAGAAGGCAAAGTCAAGATGGTCGTCTGCGTCAACCCGAAGGCCGACGACTACGAAGAAACCTTG CTGGTGATGCGCTTTGCCGAAATGACGCAGGAAGTGGAAGTGGCTCGGCCGCTGGACCGACCCATCTACGGCTTCACGCCGGGGCGCCGCAATCGAAACCAGGCTTTCAAAGAGGAGCTATCTCGCAAGTTGGAGGAGCGAGGTGGTCCGGTCGACACAG ACATAAGTTCAGTTTTGAACTTGGCGACGCACAGCCTCCCTCCTATCCCCTCCATCGAGGTGACGGACGCTCACGATGACATCACCCTGCCGAGGCTGATCGAGGCTCTGCAGAACAGACACAGAATCAGACGGGCCATGTTGGAGGACTACAACAAAGCAG CCAGCAGGATGACATCTCTTCTGCAACAGCTCGACGGCAATATCAACTCCAAAGAGAATTACATGCACGAACAGAACAGCAAGCTTCTGGAGAAGGACAAGATCATCCAAAACAACACGGCGGAAATTGAGCGCTTGGAGAAAAAAGCAAAGATGCTCGAGCATAAG ATTGACATCCTTCAGAAAACCACCAAAATCTACGAGGACGACAAGCGTTCCCTGCAGCACGAGTTGGAAACCAGAGCGCAAAGGCTGCAGAGGGAGCTGTCCGAGAAGCGACGCATGGAGCAGCGCATGCACGGGGCGGTCACCGACACGCAGCACAAGTGGGAGAAAGAATGC GAGAGACGCGTGAACGCCATGCAGCATGGGATGCAGAACAAACTCTGGGTGAAAGACGAGAAGCTGAAGCAGCTGAAAGCCATCGTGACGGAGGGCAAGACGCCGAGTCATCCTGGTCCCGCGCCCCGTCAGACGCAACCCAAGtcggcgccggcgccgcccccCAGGGAAGAGCGAGTCCCAATGCCTGCAAAAAGATCTGCCTCGCCTTCACCGGCG ACGTCGGCGCCAGTCCGGCCCCTGCACCGGCGCTCCCGCTCAGCAGGTGGAGAAAAGTGGGTGGACCACAAGCCTTCCTCCAGCCTGGACTTGGGAACGGTGCTCCAGCCCATCATTCCCAACGCCATCAAAGTGTCTGCGCCCAATGAGAAGGTGCTGTCCAAGTGCGACAGATACGTGTTGACGCACCAGGAAATTGCCTCGGATGGCGAAATCCAGACCCAACTTATTAAG GGTGATGTGATGAAGACCAGAGGAGGAGGACAGGCTGTCCAGTTCACGGACATCGAGACATTGAAACAGCAGCTCACCAACATTGAATG CCGCAAAAGGAAGTCTTCAGAAGGAGATGGCAGTAGTCAAAAAGGTGGATCTTTGGCCGATGTGGAGAACAGG TGCGCTGTCGCAATGGAGATGAAGGCTGGCTCCACGATGGGACCTGGCGTTGAGCATCATTGCATCACCAA GCGCAGAAAACCCTGA